From the genome of Acropora palmata chromosome 4, jaAcrPala1.3, whole genome shotgun sequence, one region includes:
- the LOC141878904 gene encoding uncharacterized protein LOC141878904 — protein sequence MYGYAHEKSLNTVRSLMLKKMVGEDARLTAKTKVDLSRLPPCRDNLVPHIQMVNHSLACQAIFWRPRPHEPGQGWQKNESGSLEPIWSSSPILPPSLVDLIEPSSEEESDVEEETDQELDFSDVFDCDEEH from the coding sequence ATGTATGGTTACGCCCACGAGAAGTCTCTTAACACTGTGCGCAGCCTTATGTTGAAGAAGATGGTCGGGGAAGACGCGCGACTAACCGCTAAGACAAAAGTTGACCTGTCCAGGCTTCCCCCTTGCAGGGACAACCTGGTGCCTCATATACAGATGGTAAACCACAGCCTTGCTTGCCAAGCAATCTTCTGGAGACCTAGGCCGCATGAACCTGGGCAAGGCTGGCAGAAGAATGAGAGTGGCTCCTTGGAGCCAATCTGGAGCAGCTCACCAATACTCCCACCATCCCTTGTTGACCTCATCGAGCCTTCTAGCGAAGAAGAGTCTGACGTTGAAGAAGAAACAGACCAGGAACTTGACTTTAGCGATGTCTTTGACTGTGATGAGGAACATTGA
- the LOC141878463 gene encoding uncharacterized protein LOC141878463, producing MVDCTAIKDAIIPKTLNQFRFALVILWIVVGATLCIAFSELEISEPRYDFGCNMTLNNDFIRKKCYAQYRIQNHKLGIPPYFFIIVNVLLISTVTLIYSQYAKSTVTELENSPQDANRIARDRRRTLFIAYISQLIITIVLEITFIALLEAHLFYPSNFPSDFTCSIENRSFNRTQSTIKFKCFNQRAGNKNVWIKVVKAANGIFALFAFLEIIWILPRARHGKTFMENWKFYADHLKSNSDQQSEATSEMTPFVLPQHQLVNINLSISQPSEHPEHAQAQTDFHTATQELKKNYLWHTEQPSDLEQPFGRPDPGEGDCLDLRMDESYVNVAIHEGRAHHFFADQDRSEQLKEYPPDAKDCQFANPQDILDKDHKYVLVIGRPGIGKTSLSTKVLRLWASGEAFNDAFNVAFLVKFRRVNGGAKLSLRELLASAETVQHLDDSVWEFVQNHSTKVLLIFDGLDEYSRKEEINTHEDYKNDVEEKMPVSVLYKKLAAGELLRGASILATTRPTAVKYVAHVKFQRTVEIRGFTSDNVEEYVEKFTRRYPGAKEKIWGHIKSNINLFSLSYIPVNCFLICHCLLQSILCESSQLPRRMTDIYQMTVKMFLFNHMHNREGFPREELEKLKSTHMYEPFENFPQELQKIFNSVGEIAFKGIEQGRLLFESSEVSGLEDCGLLHKLPDLKPKAWNDPRKSQFCFIHLTVQEFFAAKHLVNTMTKEKIKRFVSDHIKHGTWQVVLQFVAGLLNSSSDIFIKLLPKTSKGKWPPIEDKDLAVQVCKCLYEINDEQQPVLQNKIEEMKFNAVDFGSCSLAPIDVAAVLHFLENAEEVLFIDLSDNQLGDLGANEVKKFIVNRKRKLKELNLTRTNLTDNAAKDFAEALEHSNCKLETLYLCNNNFTDNAAKDFAAALEHSNCKLETLDLSYNNFTDNAAKDFAAALEHSNCKLKTLYLSNNNFTDNAAKDFAEALEHSNCKLEKLYLGNNNFTDNAAKDFAAALKQCNTCKLKELYFSKENFTDEGRRYLTDAGKQSNCLVSLL from the coding sequence ATGGTCGACTGCACGGCAATCAAGGATGCGATCATTCCCAAAACGTTAAACCAGTTCAGATTTGCACTGGTTATCCTTTGGATTGTGGTCGGTGCCACACTGTGTATAGCATTCTCAGAGCTGGAAATCAGTGAACCCAGGTACGATTTTGGATGTAATATGACGCTGAACAACGACTTCATCCGAAAAAAATGCTATGCTCAATATCGGATACAAAATCATAAACTTGGGATCCCCCCATACTTCTTCATCATAGTGAATGTACTCCTGATTTCAACTGTCACCCTTATCTACTCTCAATACGCGAAGTCAACAGTTACTGAACTCGAAAATAGCCCTCAAGATGCCAACAGAATAGCCAGGGATCGAAGACGAACCCTTTTCATCGCATATATTAGCCAACTCATTATTACCATTGTTTTGGAGATAACTTTCATCGCCTTGCTAGAAGCCCATCTATTTTATCCCAGCAACTTTCCTTCAGACTTTACATGTTCTATCGAAAATCGGTCGTTTAACCGAACACAATCTACCAttaaattcaaatgttttaatcAACGAGCGGGTAATAAAAATGTCTGGATCAAAGTTGTGAAAGCAGCGAATGGAATCTTCGCATTGTTTGCCTTCCTGGAGATTATTTGGATCTTACCCCGAGCGAGACATGGAAAAACATTCATGGAAAATTGGAAGTTTTATGCTGATCATTTAAAATCTAACTCGGACCAACAGAGCGAGGCAACATCAGAGATGACGCCATTTGTGCTACCACAACATCAACTTGTCAATATCAACTTGTCAATATCACAGCCTTCCGAACACCCAGAACACGCTCAAGCGCAAACCGATTTCCATACTGCCACACAGgaactgaaaaagaattacTTGTGGCACACCGAGCAACCCAGCGATCTTGAACAACCTTTTGGACGACCAGATCCCGGCGAAGGCGACTGTCTTGATCTCAGAATGGACGAGAGCTATGTCAATGTAGCAATCCATGAAGGCAGAGCTCACCATTTCTTTGCGGATCAAGACAGGTCGGAACAGCTCAAAGAATACCCACCCGATGCAAAGGACTGCCAATTCGCAAATCCACAGGACATTCTTGACAAAGATCACAAATATGTTCTCGTAATTGGCCGTCCTGGGATAGGAAAGACGTCATTAAGCACAAAAGTGCTTCGACTTTGGGCATCTGGTGAAGCTTTTAATGATGCCTTCAACGTTGCCTTCCTTGTGAAATTTAGGCGTGTTAATGGCGGCGCAAAGTTAAGCCTTCGCGAACTGTTGGCTAGCGCAGAAACAGTCCAACATTTGGATGATTCTGTTTGGGAATTTGTCCAAAACCATTCTACCAAAGTTCTTTTAATCTTTGATGGACTTGATgaatattcaagaaaagagGAAATCAACACCCACGAAGATTATAAGAACGATGTCGAAGAAAAGATGCCCGTTTCCGTTTTGTATAAGAAACTGGCGGCGGGAGAACTTCTTCGAGGTGCGAGCATACTCGCGACAACAAGACCAACTGCTGTCAAATATGTTGCACATGTCAAGTTCCAAAGAACAGTCGAAATCCGCGGATTTACGTCCGACAATGTTGAAGAATATGTTGAGAAATTTACTCGACGTTATCCCGGAGCAAAGGAGAAAATATGGGGACACATCAAGTCCAACATTAACCTCTTTTCATTGAGCTACATCCCAGTGAACTGCTTTCTCATTTGCCACTGCTTACTTCAAAGTATCCTATGTGAGTCTTCCCAACTGCCAAGGAGGATGACGGACATTTATCAAATGACCGTAAAGATGTTCTTGTTCAATCACATGCACAACAGGGAAGGATTTCCTCGAGAGGAACTCGAAAAGCTCAAGTCAACGCACATGTATgagccatttgaaaacttccctcaagaacttcaaaaaatCTTTAACAGTGTTGGAGAAATCGCTTTTAAAGGAATTGAACAAGGAAGACTGCTCTTTGAATCAAGCGAAGTCAGTGGGTTGGAAGATTGCGGACTGCTTCACAAACTGCCAGACCTGAAACCGAAAGCATGGAATGACCCGCGAAAGTCCCAATTCTGTTTTATTCACCTGACTGTGCAAGAATTCTTTGCCGCAAAGCATCTGGTGAACACCAtgacaaaagagaaaattaaaagatttgTTTCCGATCATATCAAACATGGCACATGGCAAGTTGTACTGCAGTTCGTAGCCGGATTGCTAAATAGTTCAAGCGACATTTTTATCAAACTGTTGCCGAAGACGAGCAAGGGAAAATGGCCACCGATAGAAGACAAAGATCTAGCTGTGCAAGTATGTAAGTGTCTGTACGAGATTAACGATGAACAGCAGCCAgtattacaaaacaaaatagaggaaatgaaattcaacGCAGTTGACTTTGGTTCTTGTTCACTCGCACCGATTGATGTTGCTGCTGTTTTACATTTCTTAGAAAACGCTGAAGAAGTTTTGTTCATTGATTTGTCCGACAATCAGTTGGGAGACTTGGGCGCAaacgaagtgaaaaaatttattgttaacagGAAACGAAAACTAAAAGAGTTGAACCTCACTAGAACTAACCTCaccgacaacgcagcgaaggatttcgctgaaGCACttgagcacagtaattgtaaactagaaacGTTATACCTCTGTAACAacaacttcactgacaacgcagcgaaggatttcgctgcggCACttgagcacagtaattgtaaactagaaacGTTAGACCTCAGTTACAacaacttcactgacaacgcagcgaaggatttcgctgcagcacttgagcacagtaattgtaaactaaaaACGTTATACCTCAGTAACAacaacttcactgacaacgcagcgaaggatttcgctgaaGCACttgagcacagtaattgtaaactagaaaaGTTATACCTCGGTAACAACAACTTCaccgacaacgcagcgaaggatttcgctgcagcacttaagcaATGTAATACTTGTAAACTGAAAGAGTTATACTTTAGTAAAGAAAATTTCACAGACGAAGGACGCCGGTATTTAACCGACGCAGGAAAGCAAAGTAACTGCTTAGTTTCTTTGTTGTAA